A genomic segment from Myxococcales bacterium encodes:
- a CDS encoding TetR/AcrR family transcriptional regulator codes for MNDVQNTPPRRPRRQKVTKWGDGEGRRRDILEAARGLVLAGGPSALTTRDVAARAGVSLGTLYVYFKTKEEIFVTLYELRVEDLAREIDEHTRDAKTFEALFEVVAERYLLFYADYGHALNVWSLIADPASVVALPEALRAGLTARVMNLLVLLRERARAALLREGLVVTDEALALPFVWMVLSGLSEHVRGPRSTLHAASPREVIRFAARTLKRGLTASSTTSSTSPSTSSSPSSSPSSARSTPKKAPRGKKRS; via the coding sequence ATGAACGACGTTCAAAATACGCCGCCGCGACGGCCGCGGCGCCAGAAGGTGACGAAGTGGGGCGACGGCGAAGGCCGGCGGCGCGACATCCTCGAGGCCGCCCGAGGCCTCGTCTTGGCCGGCGGCCCCTCGGCGCTGACGACCCGCGACGTCGCCGCCCGCGCTGGCGTGAGCCTCGGGACGCTCTACGTCTACTTCAAGACCAAAGAAGAGATCTTCGTCACGCTCTACGAGCTCCGCGTCGAGGACCTCGCGCGCGAGATCGACGAGCACACGCGAGACGCAAAGACGTTTGAGGCGCTCTTCGAGGTCGTCGCCGAACGCTACCTGCTCTTTTACGCCGACTACGGGCACGCGCTGAACGTGTGGTCGTTGATCGCGGATCCGGCGTCGGTGGTGGCCCTCCCCGAAGCGCTCCGCGCCGGGCTCACGGCGCGCGTCATGAATCTCCTGGTGTTGCTCCGCGAGCGCGCGCGCGCCGCGCTCCTTCGAGAGGGCCTCGTCGTCACCGACGAAGCTTTGGCCCTGCCGTTCGTGTGGATGGTGCTCTCGGGCCTCTCCGAACACGTGCGCGGCCCACGCTCCACGTTGCATGCGGCGTCGCCGCGCGAGGTCATTCGCTTCGCGGCTCGCACCCTCAAGCGTGGCCTCACGGCCTCATCGACCACGTCATCCACCTCGCCATCGACCTCGTCATCGCCCTCGTCATCGCCATCGTCAGCAAGGTCGACCCCCAAGAAGGCTCCCCGCGGAAAGAAGCGCTCATGA
- a CDS encoding radical SAM protein: protein MRYEGKLYRPPSEAHSLIVQATIGCSWNHCTYCDMYREKAFRVRDLAEVLADLDVAGRSFGEEVTKLFVADGDALVMPMDHWRGILQCAKDAFPNLERVSCYAMARNVLEKSDAELRELRQAGLSLLYIGPESGDDVTLKRIAKGDNAAAHVEAARRAHEAGFELSVIALLGIASERSIEHASATGELVTKMDPEYFSALTVTVVPHTPLAKLAARGKFRVPPVDGLLRELQKMVEHARPTDAMFRTNHASNYLPLGGRLPRDRERIVETIELALAGALPLRPERSRGL, encoded by the coding sequence ATGCGCTACGAGGGAAAACTGTACCGGCCCCCGTCGGAGGCCCACTCCCTCATCGTGCAGGCCACCATCGGCTGCTCGTGGAACCACTGCACGTATTGCGACATGTACCGGGAGAAGGCCTTCCGCGTGCGCGACCTCGCCGAGGTGCTCGCAGACCTCGACGTTGCCGGTCGCTCCTTCGGCGAAGAGGTGACCAAGCTCTTCGTCGCCGATGGCGACGCCCTCGTGATGCCGATGGACCATTGGCGCGGCATCCTTCAGTGCGCCAAGGACGCGTTCCCAAACCTTGAGCGCGTCTCTTGTTATGCGATGGCCAGGAACGTCCTCGAAAAGTCCGACGCCGAACTGCGCGAGCTGAGGCAGGCCGGGCTTTCGCTGCTCTACATCGGCCCCGAGTCGGGCGACGACGTGACGCTGAAGCGCATCGCCAAGGGCGACAACGCGGCGGCCCACGTCGAAGCGGCCCGGCGCGCGCACGAGGCCGGCTTCGAGCTGAGCGTCATCGCGCTCTTGGGCATCGCGAGCGAGCGCTCGATCGAACACGCCAGCGCGACGGGGGAGCTCGTCACGAAAATGGATCCGGAATACTTCTCTGCGCTGACGGTGACCGTCGTTCCGCACACGCCGCTCGCCAAGCTAGCGGCGCGAGGGAAGTTCAGGGTTCCGCCGGTTGACGGTCTCCTCCGGGAGCTGCAAAAAATGGTCGAGCACGCGCGCCCAACCGACGCGATGTTCCGCACCAACCACGCGTCCAACTACTTGCCGCTCGGTGGCCGCTTGCCCCGCGACCGCGAACGCATCGTGGAGACCATCGAGCTCGCGCTCGCCGGCGCGCTCCCGCTACGACCGGAGCGTTCTCGGGGGCTGTGA
- a CDS encoding serine/threonine protein kinase — translation MNPTPMNVDVSPPDVTAPRSVGRYFMFDAFARGGMATVHLGRLDVSPGVSRLVAIKRLDRAYDVGGELAARLREEARVLSRVRHPNVVPVLDVVESPSELCLVLEYVHGTSLAALIEEASSLGERLPRPVVVAILCDVLRGLAAAHDAKGADGASLALVHRDVSPQNILVGADGAGRLLDFGVAKAHGRSKLTATGTTLGKVVYMSPEQRRALPLTGRSDLYGVGVVLWECLTGRPFTEALERPSAPPPPSAIVSDVPAALDAIVQRALAVDVARRYGTAEEMAQELADACPLASELEVSRLLERLGGDDLERRSALVTKVEAWKAPLAPAPEHSEPPSPASEPPPPPASSPPLTLDVETDASLSRTVLVRRPPRARTSSMVAALGVSVLVAVVAILSFARAPQPPMARANATAIARVAAPGALVPIKAAPEAASPPALATLTRAAFGPNDAEVAVDDVAATDSSRGASTAPRARGPVPVVKARKPRAPSRAAGATNACEVPFTFDDDGRKRYKPECLK, via the coding sequence ATGAACCCGACCCCCATGAACGTCGACGTGTCCCCACCGGACGTGACAGCGCCGCGCTCCGTCGGGCGCTACTTCATGTTCGACGCCTTCGCCCGCGGCGGCATGGCGACCGTTCACCTTGGTCGTCTCGACGTCTCCCCGGGGGTGTCGAGGCTCGTGGCGATCAAGCGCCTCGATCGTGCGTACGACGTCGGCGGCGAGCTTGCGGCACGCCTTCGCGAAGAGGCGCGAGTCTTGAGTCGTGTGCGTCACCCGAACGTGGTGCCGGTCCTCGACGTCGTCGAGTCGCCTTCGGAGCTTTGCCTCGTCTTGGAATACGTTCACGGTACCTCGCTCGCGGCGCTCATCGAGGAAGCGTCGTCGCTCGGCGAGCGACTGCCGCGCCCCGTCGTCGTGGCCATCTTGTGCGACGTGCTCCGCGGCCTCGCAGCGGCGCACGACGCCAAGGGCGCCGATGGCGCGTCGCTAGCGCTCGTTCACCGTGACGTTTCGCCGCAGAACATCCTCGTCGGAGCTGATGGTGCCGGTCGTCTCCTGGACTTCGGCGTCGCCAAAGCGCATGGTCGCTCGAAGCTTACGGCCACCGGTACAACGCTCGGCAAGGTCGTGTACATGTCGCCGGAGCAGCGGCGCGCGCTTCCGCTGACGGGCCGCTCGGACCTCTACGGCGTCGGCGTCGTCTTGTGGGAATGCCTCACCGGTCGTCCCTTCACGGAGGCGCTCGAGCGGCCCTCCGCCCCTCCGCCTCCGAGCGCTATCGTGAGCGACGTCCCGGCGGCGCTCGACGCCATCGTGCAGCGCGCGCTCGCCGTCGACGTCGCGCGGCGCTACGGGACCGCCGAGGAGATGGCGCAGGAGCTAGCCGACGCGTGTCCGCTCGCCTCGGAGCTCGAAGTCTCGCGCCTCCTCGAACGGCTCGGCGGCGACGATCTCGAACGCCGCAGCGCGCTCGTGACCAAGGTCGAGGCTTGGAAGGCGCCGCTCGCTCCGGCTCCCGAACACAGCGAGCCGCCTTCGCCCGCGTCTGAACCGCCCCCGCCTCCTGCCAGTTCGCCGCCTCTCACCCTCGACGTGGAGACCGACGCTTCGCTCTCTCGGACGGTGCTGGTGCGCCGACCGCCGCGCGCGCGCACCTCGTCGATGGTTGCCGCCCTTGGCGTGTCGGTTCTCGTCGCCGTCGTTGCCATCCTGTCGTTCGCCCGTGCGCCGCAACCTCCGATGGCGCGCGCCAACGCAACCGCGATCGCGCGGGTCGCGGCGCCTGGGGCGCTGGTACCGATCAAGGCTGCGCCCGAGGCCGCCTCGCCTCCGGCGCTGGCCACCCTCACGCGCGCCGCCTTTGGTCCCAACGACGCGGAGGTCGCCGTCGACGACGTCGCCGCGACTGATTCGAGCCGGGGCGCATCCACGGCTCCTCGAGCTCGCGGGCCCGTCCCGGTGGTGAAGGCCCGCAAGCCGCGCGCGCCTTCGCGTGCCGCCGGTGCGACGAACGCGTGCGAGGTGCCGTTCACCTTCGACGACGACGGTCGAAAGCGGTACAAACCTGAGTGCCTGAAGTGA
- the ylqF gene encoding ribosome biogenesis GTPase YlqF, translating to MSIQWYPGHMTKARRDLAEAMPAQDVVIEVLDARMPGASENPVVRELRRHKPCIKVLAKSDLADGNATRAWITHFESQRPWDFAGLEGGKVVAIGLSATRPGEARAKLPELCKLLAPHRAGKTVRVLIVGIPNVGKSTLVNTLMERKVAKVGDEPAVTKAQQRVVAKNGMAFSDSPGIMWPKIDDESAALRLALGGAIPDSAIDYVTVGMFAAGLFLELCPAVMISRYKLKSTPASAEDLLLEIGRRRGGLKAGGVVDMHKAADVLIHDYRSGALGRITLELPPPAMASAVKPSS from the coding sequence ATGTCGATCCAGTGGTACCCGGGGCACATGACCAAAGCCCGGCGCGACCTCGCCGAGGCGATGCCTGCGCAAGACGTGGTCATCGAAGTCCTCGACGCTCGCATGCCTGGCGCGAGCGAAAACCCGGTCGTCCGCGAGCTAAGGCGCCACAAGCCCTGCATCAAGGTGCTCGCCAAGAGCGATCTCGCCGACGGCAACGCCACGCGCGCGTGGATCACGCACTTCGAGAGCCAACGACCGTGGGACTTCGCCGGTCTCGAGGGCGGCAAGGTGGTGGCCATCGGCCTCAGCGCCACGCGCCCCGGCGAAGCGCGCGCCAAGCTCCCGGAGCTGTGCAAGCTCTTGGCGCCACATCGCGCCGGAAAGACCGTTCGCGTGCTCATCGTCGGCATTCCCAACGTCGGCAAGTCGACGCTCGTGAACACGCTCATGGAACGCAAGGTCGCGAAGGTCGGCGACGAGCCGGCCGTGACCAAGGCGCAACAAAGGGTCGTCGCGAAGAACGGAATGGCCTTCTCCGACAGCCCGGGGATCATGTGGCCGAAGATCGACGACGAGTCGGCGGCGCTCCGCCTCGCGTTGGGCGGAGCCATTCCCGACTCCGCCATCGACTACGTCACCGTGGGCATGTTCGCGGCGGGGCTCTTCTTGGAGCTGTGCCCCGCCGTCATGATCAGCCGCTACAAGCTGAAGAGCACGCCTGCTTCCGCCGAAGACTTGCTCCTCGAGATCGGTCGGCGTCGCGGCGGTCTAAAGGCCGGCGGCGTCGTCGACATGCACAAGGCCGCCGACGTCTTGATACACGACTACCGAAGCGGCGCCCTCGGGCGCATCACGCTCGAGCTGCCTCCTCCAGCGATGGCCTCCGCCGTCAAACCTTCGTCTTGA
- a CDS encoding MBL fold metallo-hydrolase, producing the protein MRAGEKMPTVSDFLFKKGARVPQAPLPVESPLEAWKIPSNTGLRVTWLGHSTTLLEIDGLRILTDPVWGERASPSSLVGPRRFHKTPVAIHQLPPLDLVLVSHDHYDHLDYQAIRELAVRDVPFVTSLGVGAHLEAWGVRRERITELDWWEEASFRGLAVTATPSRHFSGRGLVRNGTLWSSWVMKTERHAVFFSGDTGLTEEFRAIGQRKGPFDLVMLEVGAYHPAWGDIHLGPDNAILAHEMLGSGTLLPVHWGTFDLAVHPWQEPAETLARHAEKSDLRLLTPRVGRPVEPGLTERVDAWWRELVAAPTRERLSLSLDPAVR; encoded by the coding sequence ATGAGGGCGGGCGAGAAGATGCCCACGGTGAGCGACTTCCTGTTCAAGAAGGGCGCGCGCGTACCGCAAGCGCCGCTGCCCGTCGAGTCGCCGCTCGAGGCGTGGAAGATCCCGTCGAACACGGGCCTTCGTGTGACCTGGCTTGGGCACTCGACGACGCTGCTGGAGATCGACGGCTTGCGCATCTTAACGGACCCCGTTTGGGGAGAACGTGCGTCACCGTCCTCGCTCGTCGGGCCGCGGCGCTTCCACAAGACGCCTGTCGCGATCCATCAACTTCCGCCGCTCGATCTGGTGCTCGTTTCCCACGACCACTACGACCACCTCGACTACCAGGCCATCCGCGAGCTCGCCGTTCGCGACGTCCCCTTCGTCACCTCGCTCGGGGTCGGCGCTCACCTCGAAGCGTGGGGCGTCCGCCGCGAACGCATCACCGAGCTCGATTGGTGGGAGGAAGCGAGCTTTCGCGGACTCGCGGTCACGGCCACACCGTCGCGCCATTTCTCCGGTCGCGGCCTCGTTCGAAACGGCACGCTGTGGTCGTCTTGGGTCATGAAGACCGAGCGGCACGCGGTCTTCTTCAGCGGCGATACGGGGCTCACAGAGGAGTTTCGAGCGATCGGCCAGCGCAAAGGGCCGTTCGATCTCGTCATGCTCGAAGTGGGCGCGTACCACCCGGCCTGGGGCGACATCCACTTGGGCCCCGACAACGCCATCTTGGCCCATGAGATGCTCGGCAGCGGAACGCTCTTGCCGGTTCACTGGGGCACGTTCGATCTCGCCGTGCACCCGTGGCAAGAGCCCGCCGAGACGCTCGCGCGTCACGCCGAGAAGAGCGACCTTCGATTGCTGACCCCGCGCGTCGGTCGTCCGGTGGAGCCCGGGCTCACGGAGCGAGTCGACGCGTGGTGGCGAGAGCTCGTCGCGGCGCCCACCCGAGAGCGGCTCTCTCTGTCGTTGGATCCCGCCGTTCGCTAG
- a CDS encoding DUF2237 domain-containing protein: MSEKAPARSVLGTELADCSQNAAKTTGFFRDGCCNTSDEDMGSHTVCAQMTQEFLEFSKARGNDLSTPRPEFGFPGLEPGDRWCMCAARYKEALDAGLAPPVFLGATHERAVEVVPYEELKRRALDLN, translated from the coding sequence ATGAGTGAGAAGGCCCCCGCGCGAAGCGTCCTCGGCACCGAGCTCGCCGATTGCTCCCAGAACGCGGCCAAGACCACCGGCTTCTTCCGCGACGGGTGCTGCAACACGAGCGACGAAGACATGGGCTCGCACACCGTCTGCGCGCAGATGACCCAGGAGTTCTTGGAGTTCTCCAAAGCGCGGGGCAACGACCTCTCGACGCCGCGGCCCGAGTTCGGCTTCCCCGGCCTCGAGCCCGGGGATCGTTGGTGCATGTGCGCGGCGCGCTACAAAGAGGCGCTCGACGCAGGCCTGGCGCCGCCGGTGTTTCTCGGAGCCACCCACGAGCGCGCCGTAGAGGTCGTGCCGTACGAAGAGCTGAAGCGGCGCGCGCTGGACTTGAACTGA
- a CDS encoding M36 family metallopeptidase codes for MLFRFRLLGPSLLFLACGPADSAAPRATPPEAAEPVVTVARIAHRDARSGAPTFLWLNREGSAFKSTRAAAEAATRGVAKAFNMTEAAALALHEVELDERGPVAIARFAQRAHGLEIFRSNLAVAISKRGLEPVAASGLLATSLTGSERAFQRTTLSAARAAYMTGARMTGLPASATTPLLALGALDDYERFAADGLKVPARAKRVFFPITSEGQTTLEPAHYVELQWKSGAARSMVISAQDGRVLFDNDLVKYDYTYRVYADPATLLPLDGPQGNGYNPHPTGKPDRTKLAWTTSQLVTLPNFPFSKNDPWLPAAATRTEGNNVFAYGDVVDPDGLDAADVLAPATGTKFDFLYDVNASPEKTLASQRASVTQLFYVTNFMHDWFYDAGFDEKSGNHQTDNLGRGGKGKDALLAEAQDASGRNNANATVPRDGQSPRIQMFVFSGSSDASLIMNSPTTIAGTKVAGIASGFGKDLFDLTGDVVLGVDDGGADANDGCEPLGPVAGKIVLLHRGTCSFAQKAQNAQAAGAVGAIIANTSASAQPNNAPFMGGTQQGITIPVLSLSQPDGQALEGALAENPSVTMKRVGGVDVDGALDTSIVTHEWGHVLSGRLVGDGNGLNTNQAGGLGEGWADFTALLVASRADAGGNYGGVYTNGSYAMSGSGDDIYFGTRRVPYSVDVTKNPLTFKHIQNGVALPSDKAAISFGEDGGSNSEVHNTGEVWATMLWECYVALLKDGRYSFAKAQERMKRYLVASLKLTPPDPTLLEARDAVLAAALASDAEDATLFWKAFARRGAGAGAEGPPKDSASNAGVKESFYAGNAAVVTKATLVDDAISCDHDGILDEGEVATIELTVKNAGAGVLESTKARVTSKTPGVSLVDGTEVPLAKLKPFETTTLKLKTAMRSARPLDLVELEVSFDDASFDGGQPVRVTLPTRYQADEAPESATKDEVETKNTAWKPSGGSSQLKWTRAAEGSNSFWTIPNGLQTEDTRLASPAFKVEGTTFSLSYRHRWFFRSSVRRKVDQDGGVVELSLDGTTWKDISTYGAVDYNTTLDANSRGDNPLKGLKAYGNKSPGYPDKWVDSKIDVTLPAPADKVQVRFRVGNGDGFTTSAEGWDVDDIEILGATTKPFWSFVPQEDNCDPNGPTVNAGPNQNVRPREVVRFAGSGTHPTDKALTYLWRQVAGPAVKLREEEGPTPSFEAPEAPATLGFELRAHDGALLSAASRVEVNVTPVDAGSSGDDSGCSCRSAAVAKSNESLGVPIVGLAVAATLAVRRRRRSPHA; via the coding sequence ATGTTGTTCCGATTCCGCCTTTTGGGTCCTTCGCTCCTGTTCTTGGCGTGCGGGCCGGCGGACTCTGCCGCGCCCCGCGCAACGCCGCCGGAAGCCGCCGAGCCCGTTGTGACCGTCGCGCGCATCGCCCATCGCGACGCACGCTCCGGCGCACCAACCTTCCTCTGGTTGAACCGTGAGGGCTCGGCGTTCAAGTCCACCCGCGCCGCAGCGGAGGCCGCCACCCGGGGCGTGGCCAAAGCCTTCAACATGACCGAGGCCGCGGCGCTCGCGCTGCACGAGGTCGAGCTCGACGAGCGGGGCCCTGTGGCCATCGCGAGGTTCGCGCAGCGAGCCCACGGCCTCGAGATCTTCCGCTCGAACCTCGCCGTCGCCATCTCGAAGCGTGGCCTCGAACCGGTCGCCGCGTCGGGTCTCCTCGCCACGAGTCTCACGGGCAGCGAGCGCGCGTTTCAGAGAACGACGCTCTCCGCCGCCAGGGCGGCTTACATGACGGGGGCTCGCATGACCGGGCTCCCCGCCAGCGCAACGACGCCGCTCTTGGCCCTCGGCGCTCTCGATGACTACGAGCGTTTCGCCGCCGACGGCTTGAAGGTTCCCGCGCGCGCGAAGCGCGTCTTCTTCCCCATCACAAGCGAGGGCCAGACCACCCTCGAGCCGGCCCACTACGTCGAGCTGCAATGGAAGAGCGGCGCGGCGCGCTCGATGGTCATCTCGGCACAAGACGGGCGGGTCCTCTTCGACAACGACCTCGTCAAGTACGACTACACGTATCGCGTCTACGCCGACCCGGCGACGCTGCTTCCCCTCGATGGACCGCAGGGCAACGGCTACAACCCGCACCCGACCGGCAAACCCGATCGCACGAAGCTCGCGTGGACCACGAGCCAGCTCGTCACGCTGCCGAACTTCCCCTTCTCAAAGAACGATCCGTGGCTGCCGGCGGCGGCCACGCGCACCGAAGGCAACAACGTCTTTGCCTACGGCGACGTCGTCGATCCCGACGGCCTCGACGCTGCGGACGTGCTCGCCCCGGCGACGGGGACGAAGTTCGACTTCCTCTACGACGTCAACGCGTCGCCCGAGAAGACGCTCGCGTCGCAACGCGCCTCCGTCACGCAGCTCTTCTACGTGACGAACTTCATGCACGATTGGTTCTACGACGCAGGCTTCGACGAAAAGTCGGGCAACCACCAGACCGACAACCTCGGACGCGGCGGCAAGGGCAAAGACGCCCTCCTCGCAGAAGCGCAGGACGCCAGCGGGCGCAACAACGCCAACGCCACGGTCCCGCGCGACGGTCAGTCGCCGCGCATTCAGATGTTCGTGTTCTCGGGCTCGTCGGACGCGTCGTTGATCATGAACTCACCGACGACCATCGCCGGAACGAAGGTCGCTGGCATCGCGAGCGGCTTTGGCAAAGACCTCTTCGACCTCACGGGCGACGTCGTCCTCGGCGTCGACGACGGCGGCGCCGACGCCAACGACGGCTGCGAGCCGCTGGGGCCGGTAGCGGGAAAGATCGTGCTGCTCCACCGCGGCACGTGTTCGTTCGCGCAGAAGGCCCAGAACGCGCAAGCCGCCGGCGCCGTGGGCGCCATCATCGCCAACACGTCGGCGTCGGCGCAGCCCAACAACGCGCCCTTCATGGGCGGCACCCAGCAGGGCATCACGATCCCCGTCTTGTCGCTCTCCCAGCCCGACGGCCAAGCCCTCGAAGGCGCCCTCGCGGAGAACCCGTCGGTCACGATGAAGCGAGTCGGCGGCGTCGACGTCGACGGGGCCCTCGACACGAGCATCGTGACCCACGAGTGGGGCCACGTCCTTTCGGGGCGGCTCGTCGGCGACGGCAATGGCCTGAACACGAACCAGGCCGGCGGCCTCGGCGAAGGCTGGGCCGACTTCACCGCGCTCTTGGTGGCGTCTCGCGCCGACGCGGGCGGCAACTACGGCGGCGTCTACACCAACGGCTCTTACGCCATGAGCGGCAGCGGCGACGACATCTACTTTGGGACGAGGCGCGTCCCGTATTCGGTCGATGTCACCAAGAACCCGCTGACGTTCAAGCACATCCAGAACGGCGTCGCGCTGCCGAGCGACAAGGCCGCCATTAGCTTCGGCGAAGATGGCGGGTCGAACTCGGAGGTCCACAACACCGGCGAGGTGTGGGCCACGATGCTTTGGGAGTGTTACGTCGCGTTGCTCAAGGACGGCCGCTACTCTTTCGCGAAGGCGCAAGAGCGCATGAAGCGCTACCTGGTGGCGTCGCTGAAGTTGACACCGCCGGACCCGACGCTCCTTGAGGCGCGCGACGCTGTGCTGGCCGCCGCCCTCGCCAGCGACGCGGAAGACGCGACGCTCTTTTGGAAGGCCTTTGCGAGGCGCGGCGCCGGAGCGGGCGCCGAAGGCCCGCCGAAGGACAGCGCGTCGAACGCCGGCGTGAAGGAGAGCTTCTACGCCGGCAACGCCGCCGTGGTCACCAAGGCCACGCTCGTCGACGACGCCATCAGCTGCGATCACGACGGCATCCTCGACGAGGGCGAGGTCGCCACCATCGAGTTGACGGTCAAGAACGCCGGCGCCGGGGTCCTCGAAAGCACCAAGGCGCGCGTGACGTCGAAGACGCCCGGCGTCTCCTTGGTCGACGGCACGGAGGTTCCCTTGGCGAAGCTCAAGCCCTTCGAGACCACCACGCTGAAGCTCAAGACGGCGATGCGGAGCGCGAGGCCGCTCGATCTCGTCGAGCTCGAGGTCTCCTTCGACGACGCGAGCTTCGATGGGGGCCAGCCGGTACGCGTCACCTTGCCGACGCGGTACCAAGCCGACGAGGCCCCCGAGAGCGCGACCAAGGACGAGGTCGAGACGAAGAACACCGCGTGGAAGCCCAGCGGCGGTTCGTCGCAGCTCAAGTGGACCCGCGCTGCCGAGGGCAGCAATTCCTTCTGGACCATCCCCAACGGCCTGCAGACGGAAGACACGCGACTCGCGTCGCCGGCTTTCAAGGTGGAGGGCACGACCTTCAGCCTGAGCTACCGGCACCGATGGTTCTTCCGCTCGTCGGTGCGCCGCAAGGTTGACCAAGATGGCGGCGTCGTGGAGCTCAGCCTCGACGGCACGACGTGGAAGGACATCTCGACGTACGGCGCCGTTGACTACAACACCACGCTCGACGCAAACAGCCGCGGCGACAACCCGCTGAAGGGCCTCAAGGCCTACGGCAACAAGAGCCCCGGCTACCCTGACAAGTGGGTCGACTCGAAGATCGACGTGACGTTGCCCGCTCCCGCCGACAAGGTTCAAGTCCGCTTCCGCGTCGGCAACGGCGATGGCTTCACGACCTCGGCCGAAGGCTGGGACGTCGACGACATCGAGATCCTCGGCGCCACCACGAAGCCCTTCTGGTCCTTCGTTCCCCAAGAAGACAACTGCGACCCCAACGGCCCGACGGTCAACGCAGGCCCGAACCAGAACGTGCGCCCCCGCGAGGTCGTGCGCTTCGCAGGCAGCGGCACGCACCCGACGGACAAGGCGCTCACGTACCTGTGGCGGCAAGTGGCAGGCCCTGCCGTGAAGCTCCGCGAGGAGGAAGGCCCCACGCCGTCCTTCGAGGCGCCCGAGGCCCCGGCGACGCTCGGCTTCGAGCTGCGCGCCCACGACGGCGCGCTCTTGAGCGCCGCGTCGCGCGTGGAGGTCAACGTTACGCCCGTCGATGCAGGCTCATCCGGCGACGACAGCGGCTGCTCTTGTCGCAGCGCCGCTGTGGCCAAGTCGAACGAATCGCTCGGCGTGCCTATCGTAGGCTTGGCGGTCGCGGCCACGCTGGCGGTGCGCCGGCGCCGACGCTCCCCGCACGCCTGA
- a CDS encoding sigma 54-dependent Fis family transcriptional regulator, translating to MDPRDEDPTTQILATAELPTAFSTGVTLAVVEGPDFGKTFRIEDLAHRRVLIGKSPACEVLLTDRTASRRHAALESDGTVVRIVDLGSSNGTRVGGLRVMDAFLSHGDVIRIGATALRFDVDERAHELPASGDVRFHKVLGASVAMRRLYPVFERLAAAQVPVLIEGETGTGKEVLAEALHEASPRKGAPFVIFDCTTVSASLVEAELFGHEKGAFTGAVASRAGVFEQAHRGTIFIDEIGDLELALQAKLLRALERSEVRRVGGNQWTKVDVRVIAATRRELDREVQAGRFRDDLFYRLAVARVELPPLRKRLGDVSLLANCFWKLLGGSDLMSPEVLSRFESYDWPGNVRELYNAVARQLALGEVSLGRAAASPWAADGGRDFLDHLVDQGLPFPRGRQEAILEFERRFVKKMLDVHDGDVARAAAASGIGRRYFQKLKTKV from the coding sequence ATGGACCCGCGCGACGAAGATCCGACGACCCAAATCTTGGCGACGGCGGAGCTGCCGACGGCGTTCTCCACGGGCGTCACGCTCGCGGTCGTGGAGGGGCCCGACTTCGGCAAGACCTTCCGCATCGAAGACCTCGCGCACCGCCGCGTGCTCATCGGCAAGAGCCCAGCCTGCGAGGTGCTCTTGACCGATCGCACCGCGTCGCGAAGGCACGCGGCCCTCGAGAGCGACGGGACCGTCGTGCGCATCGTCGACCTCGGCTCGAGCAACGGCACGCGCGTCGGTGGCCTCCGCGTGATGGACGCCTTCTTGTCGCACGGCGACGTCATTCGCATCGGCGCGACGGCACTGCGCTTCGACGTCGACGAGCGCGCCCACGAGCTTCCCGCTTCCGGTGACGTACGCTTCCACAAGGTTCTCGGCGCGAGCGTGGCCATGCGCCGCCTCTACCCGGTCTTCGAGCGCCTCGCGGCGGCGCAGGTGCCGGTCCTCATCGAAGGCGAGACGGGCACGGGCAAAGAGGTCCTCGCCGAAGCGCTTCACGAGGCGAGTCCTCGCAAAGGCGCGCCGTTCGTCATCTTTGACTGCACGACAGTGTCCGCGTCGCTCGTCGAGGCGGAGCTCTTTGGTCACGAAAAGGGGGCCTTCACGGGCGCCGTCGCCTCGCGCGCCGGCGTCTTCGAGCAAGCGCATCGAGGGACCATCTTCATCGACGAGATCGGTGATCTCGAGCTCGCGCTTCAGGCCAAGCTGCTCCGCGCTCTCGAGCGCTCCGAGGTGCGCCGCGTTGGCGGCAATCAGTGGACGAAGGTCGACGTGCGCGTCATCGCCGCCACGCGTCGCGAGCTTGACCGCGAGGTGCAGGCGGGGCGCTTTCGCGACGATCTCTTCTATCGCCTCGCTGTCGCGCGCGTCGAGCTGCCGCCGCTCCGAAAGCGCCTCGGCGACGTGTCGCTCCTGGCCAACTGTTTCTGGAAGCTCCTCGGAGGCAGTGACCTCATGTCGCCCGAGGTCTTGTCACGCTTCGAGTCGTACGATTGGCCGGGCAACGTGCGCGAGCTCTACAACGCGGTCGCTCGCCAGCTCGCGCTCGGTGAGGTCTCGCTGGGCCGGGCCGCCGCGTCGCCGTGGGCCGCCGACGGCGGGCGAGACTTTCTCGACCACCTCGTCGATCAGGGCCTCCCGTTTCCGCGCGGCCGTCAGGAAGCCATCCTCGAGTTCGAGCGCCGCTTCGTGAAGAAGATGCTCGACGTTCATGACGGCGACGTCGCGCGCGCCGCGGCCGCGTCAGGGATCGGACGTCGCTACTTTCAGAAGCTCAAGACGAAGGTTTGA